A window of the Theileria parva strain Muguga chromosome 2, complete sequence, whole genome shotgun sequence genome harbors these coding sequences:
- the NOP5-2 gene encoding putative nucleolar protein 5-2: MLMLLETPAGYGLFKLTNDKMLECNADEVYKYFEDSDTAKSSVCLKSFMKFKNSEDAVKEANCLIESRLGKGLRKFLTKNILNKSLTDDLAICDKALGMEIQKNLNINVCFNQKTSEIIRGLRMQFHELVSGLSEEDTRSMALSLSHSLTRFKLKFSPDKVDVMIVQAIGLLDDLDREVNKFGMRLKEWYGWHFPELDKIVSDNLLYARVIKRIGMRENAKNANLSDILPEDVCKEIVQASEISMGSEIFKDDLESITELASRLEELLEYRQTLEEYLKYRMNVIAPNLTYMVGELIAARLLSHSGSLMNLAKHPASTVQILGAEKALFRALKTRSHTPKYGIIYHAGLVGQSSPKHKGKISRILAAKLALCVRVDALGESDKPTVALENKKYVENKLVQLLSDGNQKRKLFKPTINTDKKRLKQ, from the coding sequence TGTATGTTTGAAGTCATTTATGAAGTTTAAGAACAGCGAAGATGCTGTGAAAGAGGCAAACTGCCTGATAGAATCCAGACTGGGAAAAGGACTCCGTAAATTTCTAACCAAAAATATTCTGAACAAATCTTTGACTGACGATTTGGCGATTTGTGACAAGGCTTTGGGGATGGAAATTCAGAAAAACCTGAACATAAACGTCTGCTTTAACCAGAAGACTAGTGAGATAATCAGAGGACTTCGTATGCAGTTTCATGAGCTTGTAAGTGGGCTTTCAGAAGAGGACACAAGGTCAATGGCACTTAGTTTATCGCATTCTCTGACCAGATTTAAGCTAAAATTCAGCCCTGACAAGGTCGATGTCATGATAGTGCAAGCTATAGGCCTGTTAGATGACCTTGATCGTGAGGTTAACAAGTTCGGAATGAGGCTTAAGGAGTGGTATGGATGGCACTTTCCAGAGCTTGACAAGATTGTGTCAGATAACCTCTTGTACGCCAGAGTAATAAAACGCATAGGAATGCGTGAAAATGCTAAAAACGCTAACCTCTCTGATATACTCCCTGAAGACGTTTGTAAAGAGATTGTACAGGCCTCTGAAATTTCAATGGGAAGTGAGATATTTAAGGACGATTTGGAGTCGATTACAGAACTCGCATCAAGACTTGAGGAGCTTCTGGAGTACAGGCAAACTTTGGAAGAGTACCTCAAGTATCGCATGAACGTGATTGCACCGAATCTTACTTACATGGTCGGTGAGCTTATTGCCGCCAGGCTCCTATCACACAGTGGTTCCCTGATGAATCTAGCTAAACATCCTGCCTCTACAGTCCAGATTCTTGGTGCTGAGAAGGCGCTGTTCAGAGCCCTTAAAACAAGGTCTCACACACCTAAATACGGTATAATATACCACGCTGGACTCGTAGGACAGTCGTCGCCAAAGCATAAGGGTAAAATCTCCAGAATTCTGGCGGCTAAGCTCGCTCTCTGTGTCAGGGTCGACGCGCTTGGAGAATCTGACAAGCCCACAGTCGCgcttgaaaataaaaaatacgttgaaaataaattagtacAGTTACTTTCCGATGGAAATCAAAAACGTAAACTTTTTAAGCCAACAATCAACACCGATaagaaaagattaaaaCAATAA